TGCAAATGTTACTGTTCATATCCTTTATCTGTAGTCCTACACGTGTCTTTGCCTCACTGTATATTCATGGGTATTTCCATTAGTTCCCTCTTTGAAATTAATATAATTAAATCCTGTTGTTCAAAATGGACTGGGGAGTTGTGAATAAAGCAGATTTCACCGTCACACTGACTCTACTTCACTGCCTCTGCCCTCCGTCATTATCAAAATTGGGCTGAACCATTTTTTGCCTTTGCTTAGACTTCACCCAAAAAAATTCACCTTTAGGCAAGAGCTCAGACATGACAGTTTTCAGCCCCAATGGAAGAGTTCAGTAGCTGCTGAGCTAGAGGAGTCGGTGGTATTCTCACAAACTCCATCAACAAAAATGAACTCTGCCCATTCCACATGCCAGAATGAGAAGCCACTCTCAGGAGCGGGTGCACGTGTTCAAAAAGGTGACATGAATGATCCCTGAACTCCCtgggtttagataaaacaagtttattgtagaaaaatatattttaagtgattacaagtactgaggcataaaagtcagaattggttacaaagaaaataaaaagataaaccACATGCTAATGCTTAACGCAACACGCTAAATGAACTTAGAAGCAAAAAAATTTCGCACAATAAGCTTACAGCAGTCTGGCTGGATTGCTTCAACCAGGACCTCCCACACAGTTCaatgatgcttcctttgtctttcaaacaTTGTAGCTGCCATGAGTTGAGATGAGGGGAGAGACGTaatttgtgttttgtgtgtgcTCTATTTTTATACAATTCTCCCTTCTTTGAGGAttatctccagctggggttcaggcaaCAGACAGTCTGTTAACACAGGACGTCCAGCTGTTTCCATTGCCAATATGTAAAGTTCTTGCTCACACTCTTCTTCCTggcaaagaatggccacttaactaGGTGATAGTCCATGATACTTCATTTGATTATGCTGACATCTGCCTGGGACACCggtgtgtctttgtctctgaagaacaggtttgggcctgattttctaaCTCTGGAATATGTCACAGCAATgctatacagtagaatcttataaatATACAAACAATGATACTGCAAATATTTTATCtggacaataatgttcagcagattatgaggtctcaaatgatacctcacaaggcatactttggtGGAAGGGGATACAGGGGGAGGAAGAGGCGTGTTCTTGCTGGACCAGAGTCACTGGTGCAGTGTTTTCATCCATGAGATGTTCCTTTGCCCTTGGGCCTGATTTGCACATGCATGTACCTGAGTTGAAGATAAAAATAGCTGGTCTGAGGATGCACATACATGTATCTGCAGGCACATCCGCTCCTGGAAGTCTGGCCCGAAGACTGAAACCCAAGGCAGTGTACTGGTCTGTTACAGGAACAAGTGTCTCTAATGCCACTGTTTAGAGCAGCACGGCTTCCTTCTGGCAAATCCATTTGAATTCAGCactgcaggtttcagagtgaaTCCGATTCCCTTTTATCACCCCACAGCTGTTCACGTCGGTAGGACTCGTTACTGGGAACCTGTAAaacagaggagaaaggaagccAATGAGCCAAATTCAGAGCCTCTGTAACTCTGCCGAAATCAATGGAGTTGATTACATCAGGACAAATTTGTCCTTATTGTGCTTAGATTAAATGACAGGAACCTAGAGTAGTTGGGTCTTTATTCTAATCCAATGGGCAGTTTGAATTCTTTCATGAGCTTTGTGTAACACGTGCTAGCAAATCTGATATTTTTTCTCCAATTTGGgagctaaactgaaaaaaaaaattgtttggttcaaaccaaaactgattcccccccccccccttggtttTTCTTTCTGGAATGAAAAactgaacaggaaaaaaaaatcatcacgaGTCGAAAAACATCCCTACCTTAAATGAAATGCAAATATTTCTATATATgcgttattttttgttttgttttgggaacatattacatttttttaatacacattgctacattttgaaacaaagcatcatttcaaaatgaaaagttgcaACGCTGCATTTCCAACAGCTGAACAAACCATTTTAACTTTTTGGTGGGGAAAAATGGGCAGCCAAAACTATTTGTTAATTTGGGTTGACTTCACAAACAGTTTAATTGCCCtaaaaatgcattattttttccagtgaatttactggtcactgataaaaaaaaaaaaacaccactgtAGTtgcgcaggggtcggcaacctttcagaagtgctgtgccgagtcttcatttattcactctgatttaaggtttcgcgtgccggtcatacatgttaatgtttttagaaggtctctttctataagtctataatatataactaaactattgttgtatgtaaagtaaataaggtttttcaaatgtttaagaagcttaatttaaaactaaattaaaatgcagagccccccagaccggtggccaagacccaggcagtgtgagtgccactgaaaatcagctcacgtgccgccttcggcgcacGTGTAATAGGTTGCCTACACCTGTGCTAGAGTCTCTGCATTcatagagctggccctggagctGAAAGAATCTTGCAGTTTGGTTTGTTTAGATACCCGGCTGCATGTGCTCGAGGCCTATGAATAGCTAAACCAGACGGTGCCATTACatgtgcttaaaaaaaataaaatagcaacCACCAGGCAACACTCACAGAGTTTGGTCTAACACAGAGTTGTCCACCCAGGTCCAGTCCTTCTCTGCAGATGGAACACTGAGCCCGAGCCAGACGTAATATTTACCCTGTGTGACGTTCTGTATGAACTCCTGCGGGGTGAAGACAGAGGGTGAGGACAACCTGCCAGAGCTCTAGGGTTCTTGGCTTCAGCCAGCAAACTGGACAGACTGTTCTCCAACAGACACTTGAGTATTTAggatttgtctacactagaatttcTTTTGTTGTTATAATGTCCCAGCACTTCTACCATCTGTGTCGCGGCACCAGTGGGAGCGCTCATGTAAACGGGGCTCAGGGCTAGATGACACAGGGTGGGAGTGCCAAGTGTCTAGGGGAATTAGGAGCAGAAGTAACAGTGGCAGTCACTTGTCACCCCATTGACAGGGACTTATGCTCCTAACTCCCTTTTGAGCTTCTGAAAATCACACCCAGAGTAGTTAatatacctctctgcctcccgcCCTGCTGTTCCCCATGCTTAGATCCTGATGGGGAGGGGGCATCCATCAGAATGAGGCAAGAGGAGGAATACGCAGAGGCAGTGGGGACAGACAGGGTTGGGGCTCTCCCTGCTCTGTCACCTCTTGCACATCTGGTACCACGTAACCAGTGATCCCTCCAGCAGAAGTCTAGGACCCTCTGTTTTACATTACCATCTCCTCCTGGTCCTGGAGCACTAGCTTTCGAGAGCTCTTCGCTGAGCAGTCAGCACGGCTCTCGGTCCAGTTTTTGCTGTCTTTGGAAAACCAGTAACACTTTCCCCTGCGTGACAGCCAGTCCATGGGGCAGAGTTTGCAGCTGGAGCCGTCTGGAGAGAGATGTGGCGAGACACAGCATTAATGATCCTTAGCCCCAGGGAACGTGTGTGCTTATAACAGCTCAGAGAGGGTACAAATCTCACTGAGTTAGGCATTATTGGTGATCCCATCCAGAGGCTCTCTCAATATTTAACAACGAGAGCTGGGCAGAACATTTCCCTCAAAACCGTTTTCTAGCAGAAAAGCCGTTTCAACAAAATGTTCTCATGAAACCGTGTCAATTTTGACACATTCTCACAGAAAAAAGTTCCAGAATAACAAGTTTTTTTATTGTGGAAAAATGTTCAGCTCcgaacatttcaaaatttcactttgaattttattttatggATTCTTATTTTTATAGGATTGGTATTATTTTATACATTGTTTCATGCCGTGTCATAATACGTTGAAAGATtctgtgattttattttaatttaattttataattCATTACGGGCAGCTGCTACTTTGTGCTGATCAAAAACAATGTTGATAAACTgcggagggttcagagaagaatcacGAGAATGATCggaggattagaaaacctgttGTACAGCGATAGACTCAGAGCTATTTAGCTGAACAAAGAGACGGTTAAGGGGTGagttgatcacagtctgtaattATCTGtgtgggaaacaaatatttcataatgggCTTTTTGATCTAGCAGAGAAATATAATGTGATGGAacctgaagctagacaaattcagattagaaataagatgtacatttttaccagtgagggtaattaaccagtggaaccatttaccaagggtcatggtggattctccatcactgaccattctgaaatcaagatgggatgtttttccgaaagatctgctctgggaattatttggggcagttctctggcctgtgtcctacaggaggtcagactagctcagcggttctcaaacttcattgcactgcaacccccttgtGATAACAAATGTTACTCCCAGGTGGGAGAACCGAAACCTGAgccctccccagcctccccaccccagggggtgggggtgcaaagCCTGAGACCCGtcacccagggctgagctcctcaggcttcggccccaggctgtggggtttgggcttcggccctgagccccagcaagtctaacgcccgCCCTGGCCACCCCATTACAATGGGGTCACGACCACTTCGGGGTTCTGACCCCcggtttgagaaccgctggactagatgatgacaatggtcccctctggccttggaatctaccaGTCTATGCTTGAAACATCGGGTCGTCTTTTCTTTTCTAGATCAGCGCGTCTCCGGTTTGTGCTGTAATGAAACAGTCTGGCACTTTGTGTCAAACTCTTTTCATTGCACGGCAAGGAGGAGACCCTTTGATCTCAGTCTCAAACTGTTTCATTGTTTAATTATGACACAAAGTGgcacagtttcaacaggagagatttcCCCTACACGACTCAATAGCCCAGGGTTGGGGGCACTGGGTGCGATTCCCCAGGTCCAGATCAGGCAGAAttctgggtttcccacatccgGGCCGAGGGCTGTAGCTAGTGGGTATAACAGAGATGTGCTACCAGCCAAAAtcctgctctgtgcagctccagctgTCCTTGAtgttaggcacctacagggttaagtggcagctgggagtgggtgtTGAGGATCCCAGCAGTATCGAAATGTTGGACTTAGGCTCCTCGAGTGACCATTAGTCATCTAAGTCCCTTTATGGATCCAGCCATAGGGTCCTCACTCAGCGTCACCCACTGTCACTATCGCTGCATCCTCGAGCGTCACCCAGAACCACCCAGGCATTGTCAGCCACTGGCATCAGCCAGAACTAGCTCTGCACGCTCAGCCTCAGCCGTACACGGCTACCTCCACGCTGCCCCGATCTCCGCTCCTCCCGCAGGCCGGCACAAAACCTGCATGATGCCCTCAGCCTGACAAAGCAGAGCCACCTGCTTCCCAATGCACGGGCCGTGTAACAGGCAGACGTGCTGCTGGTGTTACAAGAGAGCATCTGAAGTCACTGCTCAGGTTTCTGTGTGAGAGGTGGGTGAAGCTGGGATGCCTAGTGCTTTCTGGTGGGGGTGAAGGCCTTACAGCCCACTGGAGTGTGTTACTGACAGTGCTGTAGCAACATGGCTGTGCCTTTGTGGGGAAGGCTACGGGATACCCTGGTGAAATCTGAACTATCACTAA
This DNA window, taken from Mauremys reevesii isolate NIE-2019 unplaced genomic scaffold, ASM1616193v1 Contig1, whole genome shotgun sequence, encodes the following:
- the LOC120392512 gene encoding killer cell lectin-like receptor subfamily F member 1 isoform X2, with protein sequence MTEEIIYADINVLEDASPACQPSSLKHHDLRGFARRHGFVLWIALAGDVILATAVIALGVQDGSSCKLCPMDWLSRRGKCYWFSKDSKNWTESRADCSAKSSRKLVLQDQEEMEFIQNVTQGKYYVWLGLSVPSAEKDWTWVDNSVLDQTLFPVTSPTDVNSCGVIKGNRIHSETCSAEFKWICQKEAVLL
- the LOC120392512 gene encoding killer cell lectin-like receptor subfamily F member 1 isoform X1, which gives rise to MTEEIIYADINVLEDASPACQPSSLKHHDLRGFARRHGFVLWIALAGDVILATAVIALGVQVFQGRSLQTDTGAVSSVPESSGVAQRHSPGRECNRSLDDLVSRLKQSLCHSAQSPSADGSSCKLCPMDWLSRRGKCYWFSKDSKNWTESRADCSAKSSRKLVLQDQEEMEFIQNVTQGKYYVWLGLSVPSAEKDWTWVDNSVLDQTLFPVTSPTDVNSCGVIKGNRIHSETCSAEFKWICQKEAVLL